The nucleotide sequence GATGGCAATGCGCTCTCCTTGCTCGATCCGCAGATCAACATCCCTGAGGATCACCGAGCGTCCCTTGACCACCGATGCTCTGCACATCTCGACTAACGGCTTGGACACGAACCCCCATCAACCAGGGCGTATTTATCCCGTGCCGGGTGGGCAGTGGAGGCGGCCGAAAAGTTGGATGATAAAGAAAATGAGGGAAGGTGAGGCCCTTAGGGGCCTTCGTTCGCTCTTCTGCTTACGCCTTAGGCTTGCCCTTGCGCTTCAGCAGGAAGAAGGCCGCGCCCACCACCACGACCAGAACTACGGCGATCAGGCCGATGATCGGCAGGAGGTCCGAGAGGCTGTTGGAGGAAGAGGAAGCGTCGACATCCGTCACCGCGTTGACCTCCTCGTAGGCCTTCTTGCCGTTGACCTGGTCAGAGATTGCAGTTATGGACTTCTCGGCGTCAGCGGTGGCCACGGTCTTCATGTCCAGGTGGAGCTTGGCTATCTTCTGTATGGGGTAGTTCAGCTCAATGCCCACCAGGCAGCCCTTTGCCGGGTAATACCAGGCCTCGAGATAGTTGTCCTTGGTGGCGTTGTTGAATCCCATGCGGTAGATGGTGATGTTGCCGTAGACCGGATCGTTCACAACCTCGTTGCCAAGGTTGCTGAACTCGAAATGCGCATGTTCGGCAACGATCTTGGCGGTCCCGTTGTCGATAGCCAGGTCAGCATCGGAATTGTGATACTTGGCCAGGTCTATGGGGAACCCAGTAATGCCGTGCTCCGCCGCGTCATCGGTGAAGATCTCGTCGGTGACGCTATCAGGCAGGCCGGTAACGTCCAGCAGGCCGGTCCAGTTGAAGGTCCCGTTGACGTAGGTCTCGGTCTCCCAGTTGCTGCCCTCGGCCGGGGCATCCTTGACCATGGCAACGTACGGATCGAAGGTCATCTGCCCGGTCATCTCCAGGTCCATGGTGATATTGCCGTTGAGTGACTGGTAGGAGGTGACGTTCATGGTTTCGATCGAATTGTCGCTGTCGGAATCAGTGGTGGTGTTGGGGAAGTTGTATGTACTAAGGTGGCCGCGAGCATAGGTGCTGGAGACCATATCCACCGACTTGATGGCCATATCGCTCTTCTGCATGTGCACGATGTAGGTCGCGTTTGACCCAGCAACGAGCTTGGCGTCGAATCCGAAGGTGTCGAGGTGAGCAGTGGCCTCACTGATGTTCATCAACCCGTTGGGGTTGGTGGAATATCCCTCATCCCAATCGGTGATATAGCTGCCAGTGTCGACGAGCTCTCCGGTGAGGAGCAGCTGAACACTCATAGAAACATTCTGGGCGGTTACGATTTTCATGACATACTCGTCGGCGGTCACGTCGATGACCTCGTACACCATCGCCGAGCTCATGTAGCCGTTAAGGCTAGCGTTATCGACGGTAGCGTCCCGGAGCCAGGTCTCGTCGTTTCCAAAGGCGAACAGCTGGTTTACCGAATAATAGCCCAGACTGAAGTCCTTCTCTCCCTTCAACGCGAACTTGTCGCCCTTCTCGAAGGTAGCGAAGCTCGCTTGAGCGTTGGTCGTGGCGAACACGGAAATGAAGATTGCACACGTCATCATGGCGACCAGAGCGATCGCCACAAGTGGCTTGGCTAAACGGGCTTTAGATGCCATGAGCGGGAATAGTTGTGTTACCTATCATAAAATCGATCATCTAATATTCAATTTCAATAATGAGATCAAATGCGATAATAATTAGAGCCATCCGCCGCCGATCCCGCGGTCGCTCGGGTGTTTTAACGTCATGGGGATTACCCACCCTTTTGTGGGTTGGCTGCGATAGTTCGTCTATTCTCTTGAGATAGGACCAAAGGCTAATTATAGGCCCTTCCTTCGGAAGTCCGGTGTTGTTCTGGCCAAGGTAGGACTAATGGACCGGATCAGGCGGGCCCTAGGAGGCTCACCTGGAGACCATGTGAGTGGACACGGCGCGCCGGCTGGCGCGACTGCAGGGTATGGGCCGCAGCTTGACTTGCTCTGCGATACCGCTCGAAACCTGTGCGCAGACACCTGGTTGGCGAACAGGATGAAGGTGGAGGTAAGGACGGAGGGCGGAAAGCAGAAGCTCAGTGTCGTCCCCGAGGCCATCCCTTACCTGAGGGCGGCATACTCCATCAGGCGAGAAGAACTGACTCCGGAAGTCAAGAGCCTCTTCGAAGGTTTGGCCGCATAATCGCTTTTCTATATAGGGAACCGCGGGTCTTCCGCCTTCCCATTTCCAATATTTCTACTCGATGCCTCATTTTCCTTCGCCTGTGGGGGCCTTTGAGCCGGATAACTCAAATACTTGAACATCATGGTTCAACTGCTCCCGAGCATCCGCAAGGGTGGGAGGGACAAGTAGGTATAGTAATGTACGGAAACAAGAGACAGGGCGGCTACAGCCGCGAACCCCGTGAAATGCATGACGCAGTATGCTCCGACTGTGGAGCCAAGACCCAGGTACCGTTCAAGCCGACCGAGGGCAGGCCGGTTTACTGCAGGGACTGCTTCCAGAAGCACAAGCCGAAGGACAGGTTCTAAACCCGTCCCTTAAAACCCTTTCTCAATCCCTTAACTTATCCTGTTCTGAAAGATCGTATCCTCATCTCGCGTTCGTCTCGGCCCTGCATTCGATGAGATGGGCCTTAGTGACTTCGCCCCGCAGACATTTTCCACGATTATTATACGTTGAGGCGAATGATCATTCCAATAATAGCTTCCCCTTGGCGATAGCCAGTGTCTCCGTCCTCGCCCCCCTCGCTCATCTAGATCTCACCAAGTGTTATCAATTGGGAGAAAGTTTTTTTAACCCTGCTTGACAAGGGAGCCGGGGTGACACCGACGATACGCCGACGCCTCAATGACATGATAACCGGCAAGCCATTCGAGGGGCCGGTCAGGAATGCGTACAGTCTAGTATACAGCTATTATACCCAGGACCCTAACTTCTACTATGACAAGCAGGCTCGGAAGATAATGTCTCAGGTGCTGAAGAGGGATTCCAATTGCCTCGACGTGGGGGCCAATGAAGGCGTCTTCCTCAAGGACATGCTGAAGTTCGCGCCACAGGGGAACCATATAGCAATAGAGCCCATTCCCGAACTGGCCAGCCGGCTGGAGGAGAAATACCCGCAGGTTGAAGTCCACGAGTGTGCCCTCTCCAACATGACTGGAACCTCGACCTTCCAGCTGGTCACCAACAACCCCGGGTACTCTGGCCTTCGCCGGCGGCACTACGACTTCGGAGAACCGATCATCCGGGAGATAACGGTGCGGACGAGGACCTTGGATGACATCTATCCGGAGGACCGCCCACTACAGTTCGTCAAGATCGACGTCGAGGGAGCGGAGTACCTGGTGGTCCAGGGAGGAAGGAAGACGCTGGAGCGGACCCGTCCTTTCATCGTCTTTGAGCACGGGCGGGGGGCTGCCGATTACTACGAGGTCCTGCCCGAGCAGGTATACGATCTCCTGGTGGACGATTGCGGTCTGGAGATATCGATCATGGAGGACTGGTTGAAGGGCGAGCCCTCCCTGGATAGAGAGAGCTTCGTGGACCAGTTCGACAACGTGACGAACTACTACTTCCTGGCCCATCCCTGAGCGGCTGACTCTTGCCGGGTCAGCTCATGAGGTGCATGAGCGTAAGGGGCCGATGCAGAGATAGATGAGAATAATTGTACACCTGAAAGCCCCGTTTGCCGTTCAGGCAGCCCCGCAACCGGGACACGACGCTTTCGGATGCTATGGCTACGATGTATGGTATTGCTTAAATGCCTTTCCATCTGAAATGGAGGTTTTGATATCAAGTTAAGTTACACGTCCGCTCTTTTCGTAGGGCGGTTCCACCTGCTTAAAATAAAAAAAGATGAGGGGCGCTCTAGAGCTGCCCCAAGGCTTACATGGCTTTGACCTTCTGGGCAAGCTCCCTGCCCATTTCCGTGCACTGTCGGATCTCCCGTTCGTCAGGCCTGTAGTTGACCCCAAGACCATCATTGACCACATCAATGCCCGCCGACCGAAGGTCAGCGGTGATTGCCTTGATTGCGCTCATGCTCCCACCATGGGAACCGAAGGCGAAACCCAGCTTCTTCTGGCCGAGCTTTCCAGGTTTCAACCCTTTCAGGTAGGCTAGGAAGTCCGCTACCGATGGATATAGCTGGCCTTGAAGGTTGGGGGACCCGACGAGCACAGCCTTGGAATCGAGGATCTCAGCCATGATGTTGCTGCGGTGGGTCCCTTCGGTCTTACCATCCTTCAGGAGACATACCTTGACCTCAACGCCCTCCTGCATGATTCCCTCGGCAAAGGCCTGAGCCATCTTGCCGGTGGAGCCATGCATGGTATCGTAAACAATGGTCACCTTGTTCTTCGATTCGCCCTTGCTCCACTTGATGTATGAACTCAGGATGTCCCCTGCATAAGAGCGCCAGATGACTCCATGGCTGGGGGCGATCATATTCACATCGAGGCCCAGCGAACCAACCTCATCCAGTTTCTTCAGCACACGGGGGGCCAGGGGAACGATCAAGTTGCCATAGAACTTTTTGGCCTGCTTCAGCGATTCGTCCCGGCCCAGCTCGTCATCGAACCTCTCCGAAGAGGCGATGTGCTGACCGAAGGCGTCATTGGGGAATAGTATCTTCTCTTCCACCAAGTATGTGAACATGCTGTCGGGCCAGTGCAGGAGAGGTGCTTCCAGGAAGGCCAGGGTCTTTCCTCCCAGGTCCAGGGTCTCCCCGCTCTTAACCACCTTGAAGTTCCAGTCTTGAGCATCATAGTGCCTCAGGAAACCGGCCTTACCCTTAGCCGTGCAGCAAATGGGGACGCCGGGCAGCATCTTGGTGAGGGCCGGCAGTGTCCCCGAGTGATCCAATTCCACATGGTTGCCGATGATGTAGTCAATCTTCTGGGGATCGACCACCGACCGGACCCTTTCGATGACCTGCTCATCGAAGCCAGGATAGGCGCTGTCGATAAGCGCGATCTTGTCCCCCACCACCAAGTAGGCATTATACGTCGTCCCTGGCAGAGTATACCCGTGATAGTCGCGGATGTTCCAGTCGATAGCCCCTACCCAGTACACTCCCTTGACAATCTCCACCGCCTTCATGCTCTTTACCTCATGTCTATTTGTTCGGCATTATACGAACATTTTGTTAATTGCGAACATGATATTTGTATCTTTGGTATTGTTCGATAAGTTACGAACATTCAGGATATTACGAACAGAAATTATATGTAATCATAAGCGATTCAAACTATTGGATGATGGCGAAGCGAGGACGGCAGGCAGACCGGGTAGCAGATATGTTCTCCACCCCCGGGGGGATAAAGACAGTAAACAGCCAGGTCCGCATGGACATACTCGCCATGCTTCTCAAGCGTGAGATGAGCTTCGACGAGCTGGTTACCGCCCTGGGCAAGGCTAAGTCCACGATCTCAGTCCATCTCAAGGGCCTGACCGAGGATGGGATTATCGGATCCAGGGAGGATCCCGATGACGCCAGGAAGAAGATATTTTTCATCAGGTCAAGCTATCTCGGGCGCTTGTCCAAGAGGAAGAAGGTGGACCGGGACATGGAGGCGTACATATCCAGCTATGCCCTCGGCGCCGGTGATCCTTTCACCTTCTTCCGCCTCATGTTCCGAACCTTCAGGATATCGCTGCTCGATGAGGGCATAGACATCGACCCGGTGCTCCACGACGCGGGTATGAAGATGGGCGGGGCGCTGTACCGCCAAGTAGCCGATCCTGAGCTGGACGGCCTCATCGATAACCTGGCCGCCTTTTGGAAGGCTCAGAGTCTTGGTCGGATCGAGGTGGAGAGTATCGAGCCGCTGAACATTCGTATCTACGATTGCTACGAATGTCAAGATCTCCCCCCACTGGGTCGGCCAGCATGTGCTTTCGACTCCGGCATCCTGGAAAGCGTGTTCTCGGACCATTTCGGTTCCAAGATGAGCGCTGTCGAGACACACTGCTATGCTATGGGCGACGACCACTGCCGGTTCGAGGTACGGAAGGTGGCATGAATCGCCCTGATCGTGCCATATCCAAGTCTCGATGATCCAGTGTTCGTGAGAAATAGCTCTTGGCTAGACGATCAACCTCTTCCCTTCCCATGTTCAAGGGGACTAAAGCTCCGCTGCTATGTGAAGTGATAAGGAAAAGATGGTGGGTCTGTCCGAATTTGAATCGGAGTCACCAGCACCCCAAGCTGGAAGGATACCAAGCTACCCCACAGACCCGTGGATAAAGGGGTTAAAGCGAAGAGGTTTATTAATGTTTCAGCCCAGCGGGATGACCTCGTCAACGAGGTCAGCGTGCGCGACGATCATGCGGCGGCAGCAATAGCGCTGTAGCCCCAGGTCGTCGAGCACCTGCTGGGGGTCCTCCCCCAGCTGCACCCGCTTGAGGTACGTCTGATAGACGCCCCCTATGACCTTGCCGCAAGTGAAGCACCGTACTGGGATGATCATGTCTGCTCACCTGTAGGATTTCTGCCTCTTCTTCCTGGCGCCGCGTCCCAGGGGCTTCTTCGGAAGCTTCCTGCGGGGGTCGCTGATCAGAAGCGAGCGGTCATAGTCCTTGAACAGCTTCTCCAGTTCCTCGTCCTTGAGGAAGTCCACTAGGCCCTTGGCGATCGCGGTGCGCGATGCCTCGGCCTGGCCCATGAACCCGCCGCCCGCGACGTTCACGGAGACATCGACCTTGAAGGCCTTGTCGCCAGCAAGGGCCATGGGCTCCATGATCTTGAGGCGGGCGAGCTCGGGAGTGAAGATCTCGATCGGGACGTTGTTGATCCTGACCTTGCCGGTACCGGTGCTCACGACGCACCGGGCCACGGCCTCCTTCCTCTTGCCGCTGGTGTTAACCACATCTGCCATCTAATTCACCTCAGCCTCGATCCCAGGTGCTCAGCCACTTCGCCTAGGGTGACATACTTGTCGGTCCACAGGTTGGTAGCGTTCTCCACCTTTTCCATCTTGGCAGCTGCCATGTCCTTGGGCACACCGACGAACACCTTGAGGTGCCTGTAAACTTCCCTGCCATGGGAGGTCTTGAAGGGGATCATGCCGCGCACGGTCCGCTTGAGAATCAGGTCGGCCCTCTTGGGGAAGAACGGCCCGTTGATCTGCTTACCCCTCTTGTACTTGGCAGTGTAGTTCTCGAACACATCGTCCCGGTTGCCGGTGATGATCGCCTTCTCGGCGTTGACGATGACGACATCCTCTCCGTTCAGGAGGCGCTTGGCGACGTTGGTGCTGAGCCGACCAAGGATGTGGCCTTCCGCGTTGATCACAATGGCCATCTTACTCACCCCATGATCCTGACGCCGTTACCGGACGGGTTATCGGCGACCAACTCGGTGATGGTCATCTTCTTGCCACCGGCCTTCTCGATCGCCGCCGAAGCGGATTCGGAGAACTTGAACGCGGCCACGGTAACCTTCTTCTTTAGGCTCCCGGCGCCCAGTACCTTGCCGGCGACGACGATGACATCGCCCTCGTTCGCATACCTTTCCAACTTGCTCAGGTTGACTTCGGCCCAGTTCTTGCTGGGCTTCTCCAAGCGCAGAGCAATGTCTCGCCAGATGGCGGTGTCCTTCTCCCGGGACTCCCTCTTCAGGTCGCTGATGAGGGCCACCAGGTTAGGGTCCGTCTTTACTGTCTTCTTCATTCTGACTCCCTCGACATTGAGCAAGGCCACTAATAGGCAGGTATTAATTAAACTTTCTCTCGTCCCATAGCTCTTGCGTTGCTGTTCCAGCGGTCATCTGGCCCTGCGCAGCACATCCCGTCCACGATCCACCAACCGCCCGGACCTTAAGAGCAGGTCTAGAGCTAGCTCCAATCGTTCCCTGGACCTCTCTGTCAGGCTATCGTGACGATAGAACGTTGCGGTGCGTTCGATGATCTGACCTCTGGTCATCTCCTGGCTCTCGCCCATGCGGTACAGTTCAGCCTCACCGATCTCCTCTAGCGATACCCGGTCCAGCTCCATCGGCTCACGACTGATGGGTCCGCGGACCGGAGGCGTGGTCAGCTGGGCTGGCCATATGAACCCGTCCCTGACCTCCACCAGACCCTCCCGGGAGAGGGCAAAGAGGTTCTCGGACATCGCCCGCTCGATATCCTCCGGCCGGTGCATGTGATCGTCCAAGATGTCTTTGGCCACGTCACGGTGCACCGGTCCCTGGGCCTTCACCAGCTCCAATAAAGCCGGTCGGAATGTATCTTTCTCCGCCTGCTGCGGAGTTTCGAAGATGTCCTTCTCGGCCCTTGCTTCCATGGAGTCCAGGACCGCTCTGATCTTACGTACCTCTCCCTCCCGGTCCGTGGTCCAGTCCCCCGACCAGACGCGGTGGAGGTTCCATCCCAGACCCTGGAGGATGGCCTTCCGGGTGCGCTCGCGGTCCCGGGCGGTCCGGCCGGAGCGGTACGATGCCCCATCGCTCTCGATGCCCAGGAGGAACGCTCCCGGCTGAGTGGGATCCTCAACCGCCAAATCGATGCGGTACCCTGAGCAGCCGATCCATCGCTGAACTCTCATCCCTTCGGCGGTCAACGCCCGGTGGATGTCGTCCTCCAGCGGCGAGTCCATCGCCGGTGCGTATCTTCGCTCCTGGCCAGCCTGCAGCACCTCCCGGCTCCCTCCGCTGGCGGCGTACGCCAGATAGTCCCGCAGCAGCTTTGCCCCGGTGCTGGAGGAGCCATCAACATCCTCGGCCCGGATCGAGGCCACGAGCTTCACGTGCTTCCTGGCCCGGGTGATCGCAACGTTGAGACGCCGCTCCCCGCCCGCCTTGTTCAGCGGCCCGAAGTTCTGATACATCTTTCCCTGAGCATCCTTTCCGTAGCCGACGGAAAAGATCATGACGTCCCTCTCGTCACCCTGGACGTTCTCGAGGTTCTTGACGAAGAACTCTTGCATGTCACCTTCAGCGAAGTACTTCTCGAACTCCGGACTGTCCCTCCGCCTCGCCTCCAGCTCATCGAGGATGGCCAGCTGCTGAGCCTCGCTGAACGCCACCACGCCCAGGGAGCGGTCGGGGGAGTGGCTGAAATGCTCGAACACCAATTCTGCCACCTTTCTCGCCTCCGCCGCGTTGGTCCTCGTACCCGCCCGGTCATAGGTCCCGTCGGGCACGTGGACGAAGGTCACTCCCCATTCTCCGTCCTCCCTCCTCGGCGAAGGGAAGGTGTACAGCCGGCCGTCATAGATGCGGCTGTTGGAGAAGGCGATCAGCGACTCATCTCGTGAGCGATAGTGCCACAGCAGCATGTGCTGCTTGATGTTAAGGGCCGAGCACTCGTCTAGGATGCTCTCCAGGTCCTCGACCTGATCGTCCTCGTCCTCCGCCTCGCCACGGAAGAAGGAGGTCGGCGGAAGCTGCTTGTTATCCCCGACCACGATGACCTGCTTGGCTCTCATTATTGACCCGATAGCATCCTCCGGTCGGACCTGGGAGGCCTCGTCGAAGATGACCAGGTCGAAGCGCACGGCGTCCGGGTCAAGGTACTGGCTGACCGACAGGGGGCTCATCAGGAGGCAAGGCTTCAGCGCCAGGATGACATGGGGGCACTCCTGGAAGAGCTGACGGATCTGCTTGAACCGCTTCTTCTTGGCCGCCTCGTGGCGCAGAGCGCCCACCTCGTTCGAGTACGGGCCCTGAGGTCTCAAGGCCTCCTCTCTCCTCAAGCTCAGCAGGTTCCTTAACCGCCTCTGGGCGATGTCCATCTGCCTCTCGTCCAGTCGCCGGAACAAGGCGATGGTCTGGGCATATTCGTCGCTGCGGAAGTCGCGGAGATGAGGGTCCTCGGCGTAGACCTGGTCCAACCAAGCTTTGAAGAATCTCCTCTCGTAGGCGCCCACCAGATCGCCGACGGGGAGCTGCTTCCTGCGCCCCAGGTCGATGATCCCCCCCAGTCCTCTCTCCCGGCAGGTCCTGTCGAGGGCGGAGACCTCGATCCACTCCTTGATCGAAGGCAGTGCCTCCAGGTGGTCGGCGATCATGGCATCGATGCGCTCGAAGGGCATGGCCCCCAGCGTCCCGGCGTCCCCAACGACAAACGTTCGCTCCATCCAGTCGAAGGCCCGAGTGACCTCATCCAGCTCCGCTCTCGCTTCCTCCGCCGCCTCCGCCAGTTCCCTCGTCCCTCCGCTGCGGTCGGCGAGGGCTGCCTTCAACGGCGCGGAGAGCGGCTGGCCCGCCTCGGCCATGAATCGGGAGGTCCATCGCAGGCTGTCGGTGACCTCGCCCCAGTCCGTGGACTCCTCCCTGAACCGTGGCCCCAGGTCCGCCCTCATCGCATCTTCCGCCGCCAGGACGCGCCGGGACAGGTCGGCAAAGGCAGCGAGTCGGCGGAGGTCGGCGGCGGCCTCCGGGTATCCAAGCCTTTTACCGTCCTTGCGGCACTGCTGCAGGGCGGACAGGTCTGACCGGTACTGGACGTTGAGCGCCCGGAGGGGGGTGCGGTACACCCCGTCGAACCGAAGAGAAAGGGTCGGAGCGTCGAGGGCCAGCACTTTGTCGGCATAGCTGGCGCTCAACCACCGGAGGTCGTACGCCCGCCGGGAGTAGAGATCCTGCAGCACGCCGATCCCCTGCAGCAGCATCTCCGATCGCCCGGGGGCCAGCCACGTGGCCTCGGGGCCCGGGCTCCCGATAACCCGCCTTACGAGATCCACTTGCCGCCTCACCTCCTCGAGGTCCCTCGCTCTCTCCAGCCCTAATCCTCCCCCGAGGCCTCCGCACCGCTCGATGAGGCGGGCCAGGGAGTCCCTCAGTGCCCGTAGGGCCGTTCCCACCTCTACCTCGCTGCCCGGCCTCCAGCCTGTCTGGCGCAGATCCCTCCAAGGGTGTTGGTCCATTCCCTCCACGGCCGCTCGTATGCTCTCCACTCGCCTCACCAGCTTGAGCCGCTCGTCAAGGTCGGCGAGGCTGAGGGCCAGGGCATCGGGCACCGGGACCGGCAGTTCCGACTGGCCCGCCAACGCAGCGAGGCGGCCGTGCACGTAGAACGCTGAGCGCCCCATCGCCCCCCGGGGCTGGTGGAGAGCATCGACATAACCGTCGAGGTCCGCTCTCACCCGT is from Methanomassiliicoccus sp. and encodes:
- a CDS encoding CxxC-x17-CxxC domain-containing protein, with the translated sequence MYGNKRQGGYSREPREMHDAVCSDCGAKTQVPFKPTEGRPVYCRDCFQKHKPKDRF
- a CDS encoding FkbM family methyltransferase, with the translated sequence MTPTIRRRLNDMITGKPFEGPVRNAYSLVYSYYTQDPNFYYDKQARKIMSQVLKRDSNCLDVGANEGVFLKDMLKFAPQGNHIAIEPIPELASRLEEKYPQVEVHECALSNMTGTSTFQLVTNNPGYSGLRRRHYDFGEPIIREITVRTRTLDDIYPEDRPLQFVKIDVEGAEYLVVQGGRKTLERTRPFIVFEHGRGAADYYEVLPEQVYDLLVDDCGLEISIMEDWLKGEPSLDRESFVDQFDNVTNYYFLAHP
- a CDS encoding FprA family A-type flavoprotein, giving the protein MKAVEIVKGVYWVGAIDWNIRDYHGYTLPGTTYNAYLVVGDKIALIDSAYPGFDEQVIERVRSVVDPQKIDYIIGNHVELDHSGTLPALTKMLPGVPICCTAKGKAGFLRHYDAQDWNFKVVKSGETLDLGGKTLAFLEAPLLHWPDSMFTYLVEEKILFPNDAFGQHIASSERFDDELGRDESLKQAKKFYGNLIVPLAPRVLKKLDEVGSLGLDVNMIAPSHGVIWRSYAGDILSSYIKWSKGESKNKVTIVYDTMHGSTGKMAQAFAEGIMQEGVEVKVCLLKDGKTEGTHRSNIMAEILDSKAVLVGSPNLQGQLYPSVADFLAYLKGLKPGKLGQKKLGFAFGSHGGSMSAIKAITADLRSAGIDVVNDGLGVNYRPDEREIRQCTEMGRELAQKVKAM
- a CDS encoding V4R domain-containing protein, producing MMAKRGRQADRVADMFSTPGGIKTVNSQVRMDILAMLLKREMSFDELVTALGKAKSTISVHLKGLTEDGIIGSREDPDDARKKIFFIRSSYLGRLSKRKKVDRDMEAYISSYALGAGDPFTFFRLMFRTFRISLLDEGIDIDPVLHDAGMKMGGALYRQVADPELDGLIDNLAAFWKAQSLGRIEVESIEPLNIRIYDCYECQDLPPLGRPACAFDSGILESVFSDHFGSKMSAVETHCYAMGDDHCRFEVRKVA
- a CDS encoding DNA-directed RNA polymerase subunit N, with the protein product MIIPVRCFTCGKVIGGVYQTYLKRVQLGEDPQQVLDDLGLQRYCCRRMIVAHADLVDEVIPLG
- a CDS encoding 30S ribosomal protein S9, which gives rise to MADVVNTSGKRKEAVARCVVSTGTGKVRINNVPIEIFTPELARLKIMEPMALAGDKAFKVDVSVNVAGGGFMGQAEASRTAIAKGLVDFLKDEELEKLFKDYDRSLLISDPRRKLPKKPLGRGARKKRQKSYR
- a CDS encoding 50S ribosomal protein L13, yielding MAIVINAEGHILGRLSTNVAKRLLNGEDVVIVNAEKAIITGNRDDVFENYTAKYKRGKQINGPFFPKRADLILKRTVRGMIPFKTSHGREVYRHLKVFVGVPKDMAAAKMEKVENATNLWTDKYVTLGEVAEHLGSRLR
- a CDS encoding 50S ribosomal protein L18e, with amino-acid sequence MKKTVKTDPNLVALISDLKRESREKDTAIWRDIALRLEKPSKNWAEVNLSKLERYANEGDVIVVAGKVLGAGSLKKKVTVAAFKFSESASAAIEKAGGKKMTITELVADNPSGNGVRIMG
- a CDS encoding DUF4011 domain-containing protein: MASSSALDRKLEHWRQSLLDMTLRNRLLNFKPRSAMNIVQPDAGSIFNRLVNEERTLTVRESVEGDRLPPGQLELGKDDILPTYDPKGPADGLRKMRLKARAHLQEQGVNILYMTFGLVRWFDGAESEDELLSPLVLVPVELVKEGPLQPYRIQSIDEEVVVNPNLQFKLSTEYHLSLPEWVGEEMPLSDLMAKAKAVISTMPRWSVEERAYLGLFSFAKLSMYKELLDQRENIAAHPFLNALAGDQSMLPVNPEYPTAETMDAIVRPADTFQVLDADSSQQEAIEMAKRGMSFVLQGPPGTGKSQTIANIIAEALAADRKVIFVSEKLAALEVVKKRLDDRGLGDFVLEMHSSKASKVAVMDELRRSLLPLPLEAVSMDDLHRLERVRADLDGYVDALHQPRGAMGRSAFYVHGRLAALAGQSELPVPVPDALALSLADLDERLKLVRRVESIRAAVEGMDQHPWRDLRQTGWRPGSEVEVGTALRALRDSLARLIERCGGLGGGLGLERARDLEEVRRQVDLVRRVIGSPGPEATWLAPGRSEMLLQGIGVLQDLYSRRAYDLRWLSASYADKVLALDAPTLSLRFDGVYRTPLRALNVQYRSDLSALQQCRKDGKRLGYPEAAADLRRLAAFADLSRRVLAAEDAMRADLGPRFREESTDWGEVTDSLRWTSRFMAEAGQPLSAPLKAALADRSGGTRELAEAAEEARAELDEVTRAFDWMERTFVVGDAGTLGAMPFERIDAMIADHLEALPSIKEWIEVSALDRTCRERGLGGIIDLGRRKQLPVGDLVGAYERRFFKAWLDQVYAEDPHLRDFRSDEYAQTIALFRRLDERQMDIAQRRLRNLLSLRREEALRPQGPYSNEVGALRHEAAKKKRFKQIRQLFQECPHVILALKPCLLMSPLSVSQYLDPDAVRFDLVIFDEASQVRPEDAIGSIMRAKQVIVVGDNKQLPPTSFFRGEAEDEDDQVEDLESILDECSALNIKQHMLLWHYRSRDESLIAFSNSRIYDGRLYTFPSPRREDGEWGVTFVHVPDGTYDRAGTRTNAAEARKVAELVFEHFSHSPDRSLGVVAFSEAQQLAILDELEARRRDSPEFEKYFAEGDMQEFFVKNLENVQGDERDVMIFSVGYGKDAQGKMYQNFGPLNKAGGERRLNVAITRARKHVKLVASIRAEDVDGSSSTGAKLLRDYLAYAASGGSREVLQAGQERRYAPAMDSPLEDDIHRALTAEGMRVQRWIGCSGYRIDLAVEDPTQPGAFLLGIESDGASYRSGRTARDRERTRKAILQGLGWNLHRVWSGDWTTDREGEVRKIRAVLDSMEARAEKDIFETPQQAEKDTFRPALLELVKAQGPVHRDVAKDILDDHMHRPEDIERAMSENLFALSREGLVEVRDGFIWPAQLTTPPVRGPISREPMELDRVSLEEIGEAELYRMGESQEMTRGQIIERTATFYRHDSLTERSRERLELALDLLLRSGRLVDRGRDVLRRAR